A stretch of the Staphylococcus sp. NRL 16/872 genome encodes the following:
- the hutG gene encoding formimidoylglutamase, which produces MYTLGNPKLWTGRIDSETDPKQFRHFQTVKFANLEKMDMNGDKSGVGLLGYAVDKGIELNKGRVGAKKGPDVVKREFAKLPDLSECEALIDYGNVEYEDGELSETQQEMAKLSAQVIKNHNQTFLIGGGHDIAYAQYLATREVYPDASIGIINIDAHFDTRPDDAPTSGTMFRQILDEDDKVDYLVLGLAQGGNTRALYDYADEKGIIYVYADELLHQVSPTIKDKIERFMHEHDTIMFTICMDVIDSAFAPGVSSPSVLGLYPHSVFDIGKRVILSEKVSSISIAETNPDYDVDDRTSRLAANLIHHFLV; this is translated from the coding sequence ATGTATACACTAGGTAATCCAAAATTATGGACAGGCAGAATTGATAGTGAAACAGATCCAAAACAATTTAGACATTTTCAAACAGTAAAATTCGCTAATCTAGAAAAAATGGATATGAATGGAGACAAATCAGGTGTTGGTTTATTAGGGTATGCCGTAGATAAAGGGATTGAATTGAATAAAGGCAGAGTAGGTGCTAAAAAGGGACCGGATGTAGTAAAACGAGAATTTGCTAAATTGCCTGATTTAAGTGAATGTGAAGCGTTAATAGATTATGGAAATGTCGAATATGAAGATGGTGAACTTAGTGAAACGCAACAAGAAATGGCTAAATTATCAGCTCAGGTGATTAAAAATCATAATCAAACCTTCTTAATTGGTGGCGGACATGATATTGCCTATGCACAATATTTAGCGACAAGAGAAGTTTATCCTGATGCCTCTATCGGTATCATAAATATTGATGCACACTTTGATACACGTCCAGATGATGCACCAACGTCAGGTACGATGTTCAGACAAATATTAGATGAGGATGACAAAGTGGATTACTTAGTACTTGGATTAGCGCAAGGTGGTAATACACGTGCGTTATATGATTATGCCGATGAAAAAGGAATTATATACGTCTATGCAGACGAGCTTCTACATCAAGTTTCCCCAACTATTAAAGATAAAATTGAACGATTCATGCACGAGCACGATACAATCATGTTTACGATTTGTATGGATGTCATTGATAGTGCCTTTGCGCCAGGTGTGAGTTCACCAAGTGTCTTAGGTTTATATCCCCATTCTGTATTTGATATAGGTAAACGTGTCATCTTAAGTGAGAAAGTTTCTTCAATAAGTATTGCGGAAACTAATCCTGATTATGATGTTGATGATCGTACTTCAAGATTAGCTGCTAATTTAATTCATCATTTCCTTGTGTAA
- a CDS encoding DNA-3-methyladenine glycosylase, with the protein MDFVSKPTTETAKALLGVKIIYQDNNQTYSGYIVETEAYLGFDDRAAHGFGGKQTPKVTSLYKRGGTIYGHVMHTHLLINFVTRTEGVPEGVLIRAVEPVDGIEAMIKNRNKKSYEVTNGPGKWTKAFNIPRAIDGSTINECRLSIDVKNRKYPREIDESARIGIPNKGEWTDKALRYTVKGNPYVSRMRKSDCVMPEETWK; encoded by the coding sequence GTGGATTTCGTATCTAAACCAACGACAGAAACTGCTAAAGCGTTATTAGGGGTTAAGATTATTTATCAAGATAACAACCAAACGTATAGTGGTTATATCGTAGAAACTGAAGCATATTTAGGCTTCGATGATCGCGCTGCACATGGCTTCGGTGGAAAACAAACGCCTAAAGTAACATCACTGTATAAGCGTGGAGGCACTATTTATGGCCATGTCATGCATACGCATTTATTAATTAACTTTGTAACGCGTACGGAGGGCGTGCCTGAAGGTGTATTGATTCGGGCTGTGGAACCAGTAGATGGCATTGAAGCGATGATTAAGAACCGCAATAAAAAAAGTTATGAAGTGACGAATGGCCCTGGAAAATGGACGAAAGCCTTTAACATTCCGCGTGCAATTGATGGCTCTACTATTAATGAATGTCGTTTATCAATTGACGTGAAAAATAGAAAATATCCACGTGAAATTGATGAAAGTGCAAGAATTGGTATTCCAAATAAAGGTGAATGGACGGACAAGGCTTTAAGATATACAGTAAAAGGTAATCCATACGTCTCTCGTATGCGTAAGTCAGACTGCGTCATGCCAGAGGAAACTTGGAAATAA
- a CDS encoding MOSC domain-containing protein, whose amino-acid sequence MIPIFAISTGKIEDLNYGQKRQMLSALNKVPFSGKMWLSTLGFVEDEQAYKDHGGPHKAVCSFSKANYTMYKDDLTYLPEYAMFGENLTIEDLDESDVYFGNQYRLGDAIIEVSEIREPCWKIQTKFGIPDLVKRMSSSGKTGFYFRVIKEGFVKYNDDLELLHLADADTRLSVQELNDIYYNDRNNLERLNYALQNPYLSPLRIEKLKKLRDSTLKAHK is encoded by the coding sequence ATGATTCCTATCTTTGCGATTTCTACTGGAAAGATTGAAGACTTAAATTATGGGCAAAAGCGTCAGATGCTTTCCGCATTAAATAAAGTTCCTTTTTCAGGGAAAATGTGGTTATCTACATTAGGATTTGTAGAAGATGAACAAGCCTATAAAGATCACGGCGGGCCTCATAAAGCAGTGTGTAGCTTTAGCAAAGCTAATTATACTATGTATAAAGATGATCTTACGTACTTACCTGAATATGCGATGTTCGGGGAAAATCTTACAATAGAAGATTTAGATGAGTCTGATGTATATTTCGGCAATCAATATCGTTTAGGTGATGCAATTATAGAAGTGTCAGAAATTCGGGAACCTTGTTGGAAGATTCAAACGAAATTTGGCATACCGGATTTAGTCAAACGGATGTCCTCATCTGGAAAGACCGGGTTTTATTTCAGAGTCATTAAAGAAGGATTTGTTAAGTATAATGACGATTTAGAATTACTACATTTAGCTGATGCTGATACACGATTGTCTGTCCAAGAGCTCAATGATATTTACTATAATGATCGTAACAATTTAGAACGCTTAAACTATGCACTTCAAAATCCATATTTATCGCCCCTTCGTATTGAAAAGTTAAAAAAGCTGCGTGACAGTACTCTTAAAGCACATAAATAA
- a CDS encoding SulP family inorganic anion transporter: protein MRHPHQNYLQQWNKNIFQNILVGILMGLALLPTTIAFSFIVHVSPTIGIMSCGLVLFFISFFGVRLSMVSGPSSGISIVGAPLVEHYNVHYLIAATIMMGIILFLFGLCHIDKLLNYIPDTVVIGFMNALGILLLTTQIKYIFGISVETYIIAISTFTIIFLSSKFVRTIPAPLIAIILVTIITYFVKPHVQFVRDLANIHIAVPKFALPTELFHIHALSIIFLYALTMAIISVVQTNLTNEMMNVITQSHADKDREVVALGVTNVLVGLLGGYGGSALVGQSKFYYKMGATSRLATLVTSLLLLSFIFILASIVGLIPTVVLACVLITVSLNTFDRRTFKHLRKAPIARTFVMLFTIILILSTHNLAIGVVARTFLYYIVQFILKKKGRDTI, encoded by the coding sequence TTGCGACATCCACATCAAAATTATTTACAACAATGGAATAAAAATATATTTCAAAATATTTTAGTAGGTATTTTAATGGGATTAGCGTTGCTTCCTACAACGATAGCATTTTCTTTTATCGTTCATGTGAGTCCGACAATTGGTATTATGAGCTGTGGGTTAGTGTTATTTTTTATAAGTTTTTTTGGCGTGCGTTTGAGTATGGTGTCTGGTCCGAGTAGTGGTATTTCTATTGTGGGTGCACCTTTAGTTGAACACTATAATGTTCATTATTTGATTGCCGCAACGATTATGATGGGGATTATTCTATTTTTATTCGGACTATGTCATATTGATAAGTTATTAAATTATATTCCAGATACTGTAGTTATAGGTTTTATGAATGCTTTAGGTATTTTATTATTAACGACACAAATTAAGTACATCTTCGGTATTTCTGTGGAGACCTATATCATCGCTATTAGCACGTTTACGATTATATTTTTATCTTCTAAATTCGTTCGGACTATTCCAGCACCATTGATTGCAATTATACTCGTGACTATTATTACTTATTTTGTGAAACCACACGTACAATTCGTTCGAGATTTAGCTAACATACACATTGCTGTGCCAAAGTTTGCCTTGCCAACTGAATTATTTCATATTCACGCTTTAAGTATTATCTTTCTATATGCTTTGACCATGGCTATTATTTCAGTCGTGCAAACAAATTTAACGAATGAAATGATGAACGTGATTACACAAAGTCATGCCGATAAAGATAGAGAAGTGGTGGCTCTAGGCGTAACAAATGTATTAGTTGGTTTACTTGGTGGTTATGGGGGTAGTGCACTTGTTGGCCAATCGAAATTTTATTATAAAATGGGTGCGACTTCACGTTTAGCAACTTTAGTTACTAGTTTGCTTTTGTTATCTTTTATTTTTATTTTAGCGTCTATCGTTGGTTTAATTCCTACGGTAGTGCTCGCTTGCGTATTAATCACCGTATCGCTGAATACATTTGATCGACGGACGTTTAAGCATTTGCGTAAAGCACCTATAGCACGTACATTTGTCATGTTATTTACAATTATTTTAATTCTAAGTACGCATAATTTAGCAATTGGCGTGGTCGCACGTACATTTTTATATTATATTGTTCAATTTATTTTGAAAAAGAAAGGACGAGACACGATATGA
- a CDS encoding SDR family oxidoreductase — MGAQDPRNKFKTSDFEKQEQEVPGLQSELTPQPDCGEESYVGHGRLQDYKMLVTGGDSAIGRAAAIAYAKEGADVAINYLPSEEQDAQEVKAVIEKAGRKAVLIPGDVRDEQFNYDLVEQAYNELGGLDNVTLVAGHQIYHDDLKDFDTESFKETFETNVYPVFWTVQKALDYLQPGASITTTSSVQGYNPNPLIHDYAASKAAIISLTKSFSEQLGEKGIRVNCVAPGPFWSPLQIIGGQPQSAIPKFGQDTPLGRAGQPVELSGTYVLLASEDSSYTTGQVFGVTGGIQID; from the coding sequence ATGGGTGCACAAGATCCAAGAAATAAATTTAAGACGTCAGACTTTGAGAAACAGGAACAAGAGGTGCCAGGTTTACAATCTGAGCTAACTCCGCAACCTGATTGTGGCGAGGAATCTTATGTCGGTCACGGTCGTTTACAAGATTATAAGATGCTTGTGACAGGCGGTGATTCGGCGATTGGACGTGCAGCTGCGATTGCGTACGCGAAAGAGGGCGCTGATGTGGCAATTAATTATCTTCCTAGTGAGGAACAAGATGCTCAGGAAGTTAAGGCAGTGATTGAGAAAGCTGGCCGTAAAGCGGTGCTTATTCCTGGTGATGTTCGTGATGAACAATTTAACTATGATTTAGTGGAACAAGCTTACAATGAGCTTGGCGGATTAGATAATGTGACGTTAGTAGCGGGACATCAAATCTATCACGATGATTTAAAAGACTTTGATACTGAATCATTTAAAGAAACATTTGAAACGAATGTTTATCCAGTCTTCTGGACAGTACAAAAAGCGTTGGATTATTTACAACCAGGTGCTTCAATTACGACAACGTCATCTGTGCAAGGATATAATCCAAATCCACTTATTCATGATTATGCGGCATCTAAAGCAGCGATTATTTCATTAACGAAAAGTTTCTCTGAACAATTAGGTGAAAAAGGTATTCGTGTGAATTGTGTAGCGCCAGGTCCATTCTGGTCACCATTACAAATTATTGGTGGTCAACCGCAATCTGCCATCCCTAAATTTGGCCAAGATACACCATTAGGTAGAGCAGGTCAACCTGTTGAATTATCTGGTACGTATGTATTGCTTGCTTCTGAAGATTCAAGTTATACAACTGGCCAAGTATTTGGTGTGACAGGCGGTATTCAAATCGACTAA
- a CDS encoding aldose epimerase family protein, protein MKVEVENQNHGIDLIKIDNEETNIVFTNYGARIVSWKYHDNNIVLGNRVEADEFYPQNPYNFGATIGRYAGRIGNASFTLNNQTYQLEANNGPHHLHGGSDGLDKHLFNYEIIDNITNIKIIFTTQLRSEEDGYPGDMTIKVIHTYDMEHRWTIEYEAQSNEDTLFNPTNHVYFNLNRDNNVIDNHKLTSSKLNMYPIDETHLISNNQTIDLIDIFKNDSIYFKDIFSSDNPLIAQQIQANNGLDHPFEIGNQQLLIENNEFVLDVETTMPNIVVFTFNHTSNWKSDFNIYKAHSGVALETQFLPDDINIDRTQAKSILKANESFYSKTVYHIAEKKEQ, encoded by the coding sequence ATGAAAGTTGAAGTAGAGAATCAAAATCACGGTATTGACTTAATTAAAATCGACAACGAAGAAACGAATATTGTATTTACGAATTATGGTGCGCGTATTGTCTCATGGAAATATCATGATAATAATATCGTATTAGGCAATAGAGTTGAGGCAGATGAATTCTACCCACAGAACCCTTATAACTTTGGAGCCACAATTGGACGATACGCAGGTCGAATAGGCAATGCATCTTTTACGCTAAACAATCAAACCTACCAGCTTGAAGCAAATAATGGACCACATCATCTTCATGGAGGTAGTGATGGTTTAGATAAACATTTATTTAATTATGAAATTATAGATAATATAACAAATATTAAGATTATTTTTACTACTCAATTACGTTCAGAAGAAGATGGATACCCAGGTGATATGACGATTAAAGTAATACATACCTATGATATGGAACATAGATGGACAATTGAATACGAAGCTCAATCTAATGAGGATACCTTATTCAATCCAACGAACCATGTATACTTTAACTTAAATCGCGATAACAATGTGATTGATAATCACAAGCTCACAAGTAGTAAATTAAATATGTATCCAATTGATGAAACGCATTTAATTTCGAATAATCAAACTATTGATTTAATTGATATATTTAAAAATGATAGCATTTACTTTAAGGATATTTTTTCTTCTGACAATCCATTAATTGCTCAACAAATTCAGGCTAACAACGGGTTAGATCATCCATTTGAGATTGGTAATCAACAACTTCTTATTGAAAATAATGAATTTGTATTAGATGTAGAAACAACAATGCCCAATATAGTAGTTTTTACGTTTAACCATACATCTAATTGGAAAAGTGATTTTAATATTTATAAAGCGCATTCTGGTGTAGCTTTAGAAACCCAATTTCTGCCGGATGATATTAATATTGATAGAACCCAAGCGAAATCAATTTTAAAAGCAAATGAGTCATTTTATTCAAAAACGGTTTACCATATTGCAGAAAAGAAAGAACAATAA
- a CDS encoding CPBP family intramembrane glutamic endopeptidase, with protein MKTNRISGFQWALTIFVFFVVTMALSIILRDFQSAIGIKRFVFDIKNLAPAIAAVICIAAFKNKSVQLAGLKFSVDVKVVERMLLALILPLIIFIIGMFSFNAFANSFILLQASDLSVSVFTILIGHIFMALFAEFGFRSYIQNIVETKVNTFFASIIVGLMYSVWTANTTYGTEYAAYHFLYTFMFSMIVGELIRATRGRTLYIAVIFHAAMTFAQVFLFSEELGDIFSMKVIALSTTIVAVVFYLLSLIIHFIFYRTTNQSLEEVEPNNYLDHMDDDEDVASESETSTTHDDKKDNGIKENEETHSTDSTASAKDKLEESASYEDDRHSSAVDSAKDKINETKNK; from the coding sequence ATGAAGACTAATCGTATTTCAGGATTTCAATGGGCGTTAACAATTTTTGTATTTTTTGTGGTAACAATGGCGCTCTCAATTATCCTTCGAGATTTTCAATCTGCAATCGGAATTAAACGTTTTGTTTTTGATATTAAAAATTTAGCACCAGCTATTGCAGCTGTGATTTGTATCGCGGCTTTTAAAAATAAATCTGTACAACTTGCTGGCTTAAAATTTTCAGTAGATGTCAAAGTAGTAGAACGCATGTTACTTGCATTAATATTACCTTTAATTATTTTTATTATCGGTATGTTTAGCTTTAATGCATTTGCTAACAGCTTCATCTTACTTCAAGCTTCTGATTTATCAGTTTCAGTATTTACTATTTTAATCGGACATATTTTTATGGCTTTATTCGCTGAATTTGGTTTCCGTTCATATATTCAAAATATCGTAGAAACTAAAGTGAATACATTTTTCGCATCAATTATTGTTGGTTTAATGTATTCTGTTTGGACAGCGAATACCACGTATGGTACAGAATATGCTGCATACCATTTTCTGTACACATTTATGTTCTCAATGATTGTTGGTGAACTTATTCGTGCAACTCGAGGTCGTACACTTTATATTGCTGTTATCTTTCATGCAGCGATGACATTCGCTCAAGTCTTCTTATTCAGTGAGGAACTTGGAGATATATTCTCAATGAAAGTAATCGCTCTAAGTACGACAATCGTTGCTGTTGTCTTTTACTTATTAAGTTTAATTATTCACTTCATCTTCTATAGAACAACTAATCAATCTTTAGAAGAAGTTGAGCCAAATAATTATTTAGATCATATGGACGATGATGAAGATGTTGCTTCTGAAAGTGAAACTTCAACAACGCACGATGATAAGAAGGACAATGGCATTAAAGAGAATGAAGAAACACATTCAACTGACAGTACTGCATCAGCGAAAGATAAATTAGAAGAGAGTGCATCTTATGAGGATGATAGACATTCATCTGCAGTAGATAGCGCTAAAGATAAAATCAACGAAACTAAAAATAAGTAA
- a CDS encoding ribose 5-phosphate isomerase A, producing MKDSQELKRMTVDDAVAQITDNMILGIGTGSTIELLIPKIAERIRDEQLNITGVCTSNKSEYLAKQLNMNIVDINDVSHVDLAIDGADEVDPQLNLVKGGGGALFREKVIDEMAERFVVLVDEGKMVDYLGQNFKLPVEVDKFNWLHITKKIGSYGKIQTERRMNGDVPFITDNGNYIIDCQLNEKIDPNQFHEFLIHLTGVLETGYFLNITDQVIIGTQQGIKIINKQNILKNKH from the coding sequence ATGAAAGATTCACAAGAGCTTAAACGCATGACAGTAGATGATGCTGTTGCTCAAATTACAGATAATATGATTTTAGGGATTGGCACTGGCAGTACAATCGAATTACTTATCCCTAAAATTGCAGAACGTATAAGAGATGAACAATTAAATATTACAGGTGTCTGTACATCAAATAAGAGTGAATATCTTGCCAAACAATTAAACATGAATATTGTAGATATTAATGATGTTTCGCATGTAGATTTAGCAATTGATGGTGCAGATGAAGTAGACCCTCAGCTTAATTTAGTTAAAGGTGGCGGAGGCGCACTATTTAGAGAAAAAGTCATCGATGAAATGGCTGAACGCTTTGTTGTCTTAGTCGATGAAGGAAAAATGGTAGACTATTTGGGACAAAACTTTAAGTTGCCTGTTGAAGTAGATAAGTTTAATTGGTTACACATTACTAAAAAGATTGGATCATATGGCAAAATTCAAACTGAACGTCGTATGAATGGCGATGTCCCTTTTATTACAGATAACGGTAATTATATTATTGATTGTCAATTAAATGAAAAAATAGATCCTAATCAATTCCATGAATTCCTCATTCACTTAACAGGCGTGTTAGAAACAGGTTATTTTTTAAACATTACAGATCAAGTCATTATAGGCACACAACAAGGCATCAAAATTATAAATAAACAAAATATATTAAAAAATAAACACTAG
- a CDS encoding Na+/H+ antiporter NhaC family protein has translation MEDRKKGNAWALLPLVLFIALFLGVGTITGDFTNMPLNVAITITVIVALLMNRKEKFVDKIEIFTKGAGHSNIILMVFIFILAGAFSTTTEKMGGVTSTVNLGLSLIPQNLIIVGLFIICMFVSISMGTSVGTVAAIAPVGFGFAQATDISAALAMGTVVGGAMFGDNLSMISDTTIAAVRTQKTKMSDKFKVNFWIVLPGAILTIIVLFFLTNGITIDHSKSYDYNLIKVIPYVLVLILALVGVNVIIVLIGGTLLSGIIGLIDGSFGWQGLLKAVSEGLMSMEDIAIIALLIGGLVGIIQHNGGVDWLLNFVRSKVKSKRGAEFGIAGLVSAADIATANNTISIIMAGPLAKNIADEYDVDPRKSASLLDIFAGCFQGFLPYSPQVIAAAAVAGVSPFSVMPYCIYSILLGVCGVGAILVRYPRVKSKA, from the coding sequence ATGGAAGATAGGAAGAAAGGCAATGCCTGGGCATTACTTCCTTTAGTATTATTTATCGCTTTATTTTTAGGCGTAGGTACTATTACAGGTGATTTTACAAATATGCCTCTTAACGTGGCAATAACGATTACTGTTATTGTTGCTTTATTAATGAATAGAAAAGAAAAATTTGTAGATAAGATTGAGATTTTCACTAAAGGGGCAGGGCATTCTAATATCATATTAATGGTATTTATATTCATTCTTGCTGGTGCCTTTTCAACGACCACTGAAAAAATGGGTGGCGTCACGTCCACAGTTAATTTAGGTCTATCCCTTATTCCTCAAAATTTAATTATTGTAGGATTATTTATTATATGTATGTTCGTTTCTATTTCAATGGGAACATCCGTAGGCACAGTAGCAGCTATTGCTCCTGTTGGTTTCGGCTTTGCACAAGCGACCGATATTTCTGCAGCGTTAGCGATGGGTACTGTAGTAGGTGGTGCCATGTTCGGTGATAATTTATCAATGATTTCAGATACGACAATTGCAGCGGTACGTACGCAAAAAACTAAAATGAGTGATAAGTTTAAGGTGAATTTCTGGATTGTGTTACCAGGAGCCATTTTAACTATTATTGTACTTTTCTTCTTAACGAATGGAATAACTATTGATCACTCAAAAAGTTATGATTATAACTTAATTAAAGTGATACCATATGTTTTAGTCTTAATCTTAGCGCTTGTAGGCGTTAATGTTATTATTGTATTAATTGGTGGTACATTATTATCAGGTATTATTGGACTTATAGATGGTTCATTTGGCTGGCAAGGTTTATTAAAGGCAGTGTCTGAAGGTCTTATGAGTATGGAAGATATTGCGATTATTGCTTTACTTATTGGCGGCTTAGTTGGTATTATTCAACATAATGGTGGCGTAGATTGGTTACTCAACTTTGTAAGATCGAAAGTTAAATCTAAACGTGGTGCTGAATTTGGTATTGCTGGCTTAGTAAGCGCGGCGGATATTGCGACAGCAAATAATACCATTTCAATCATTATGGCGGGGCCTTTAGCGAAGAATATTGCCGATGAATATGATGTCGATCCTCGTAAATCAGCTAGTTTACTTGATATCTTTGCAGGCTGTTTCCAAGGCTTTTTACCTTATAGCCCTCAAGTGATTGCAGCAGCGGCAGTAGCAGGTGTTTCACCGTTTAGTGTGATGCCTTATTGTATTTATTCCATTTTATTAGGGGTATGTGGTGTAGGTGCTATTCTTGTACGCTATCCAAGAGTTAAATCTAAGGCATAA
- a CDS encoding SRPBCC domain-containing protein, whose translation MAKYNVENEHVEIHIERLLKYSPELVYKAWTDVDLLKQWFMTSQRTNKAFDVNMHEGGSYRIVDSRNGKQNIVQGTYEELVKNEYIKMTIGMPELSDHEDVIEVEFEEREFGGTQMFFFYQSLVEKERRLSALEYKQKKKEYHDSTVHGLELMFDKMHQVLQQYVEDNELF comes from the coding sequence GTGGCAAAGTATAACGTGGAAAATGAACATGTTGAAATTCATATTGAACGCTTATTAAAATATTCACCAGAATTAGTTTATAAAGCATGGACGGATGTAGATTTATTAAAACAATGGTTTATGACATCGCAACGTACAAATAAAGCGTTTGATGTGAACATGCATGAAGGCGGTTCGTATCGTATTGTCGATTCACGAAACGGTAAACAAAATATTGTCCAAGGTACTTATGAAGAATTAGTAAAAAATGAGTATATTAAGATGACAATTGGAATGCCAGAACTCAGTGATCATGAAGATGTGATTGAAGTTGAGTTTGAAGAACGTGAATTTGGTGGTACGCAAATGTTTTTCTTTTATCAGTCTTTAGTTGAGAAAGAAAGACGCCTTTCAGCATTAGAATATAAACAAAAGAAAAAAGAATATCACGATTCAACAGTACATGGTTTAGAACTTATGTTTGATAAAATGCATCAAGTTTTACAACAATACGTTGAAGATAATGAGTTATTTTAA
- a CDS encoding YnfA family protein: MLYSIFIFLLAGFCEIGGGYLIWLWLREGQSGWLGFIGGVILMMYGIIATFQSFPTFGRVYAAYGGVFIVMSIVWAYVIDKQAPDKYDLIGALICIIGVLVMVLPSRA; encoded by the coding sequence ATGCTTTATTCCATCTTTATCTTTTTATTAGCAGGTTTCTGTGAAATTGGTGGTGGCTATCTGATTTGGTTGTGGTTAAGGGAAGGGCAATCAGGTTGGTTAGGATTTATAGGCGGTGTCATATTAATGATGTATGGTATTATCGCTACATTTCAGTCATTTCCAACATTCGGGCGTGTTTATGCAGCTTATGGTGGTGTCTTCATTGTCATGAGTATTGTATGGGCATATGTTATTGATAAACAAGCGCCAGATAAATACGATTTAATTGGTGCATTAATTTGTATCATAGGTGTACTTGTGATGGTCTTGCCGAGCAGAGCCTGA
- a CDS encoding helix-turn-helix transcriptional regulator encodes MNNVKKYRGVSKISQLELARSVGVSRQTINMIENNKYNPSLKLCINIAKTLGVTLDDLFWEGEDDRDR; translated from the coding sequence GTGAATAACGTTAAGAAATATCGAGGAGTAAGTAAAATATCCCAATTAGAACTTGCACGTTCAGTTGGCGTCTCACGTCAAACAATCAATATGATTGAGAATAATAAATATAATCCTTCATTAAAATTATGTATTAATATTGCGAAGACCTTAGGCGTAACATTAGACGATTTATTCTGGGAGGGAGAAGATGACAGAGACAGATGA
- a CDS encoding amidohydrolase, with amino-acid sequence MTNYNDYIKWRRLFHQYPEVSNNEYETTKRLKQILQEYDIKIIDISFETGFVAEVGKGEPCIAVRTDIDALPIQEQVEHDFASTNEGAMHACGHDIHMASILAVATKLKAQESTLKGRVKFLFQPAEEMGTGALAMAETNALDDVKAIVGFHNYPTLEIGEFAIKSGPITSAVDRFEFKIHGKGAHAAKPEQGNDPVMVLGQLIPSLQTIVSRNISAFDSAVVTIGEVSSGNTWNVIADSAYVQGTVRSFKPEVQNLIEQRMTDIAKGLEQLFNVEIELIYTHLPQAVMNDEKLTEQAKEAAKKVGYKVIELDNPYTIGEDFSGLLANHPGVFAFIGSNSEYDLHHPKYDPDERILEKVPEYFITLIHQLLAEYK; translated from the coding sequence ATGACAAACTATAATGATTACATTAAATGGCGTCGTTTATTTCATCAATATCCTGAGGTATCGAATAATGAATATGAAACTACAAAACGCTTAAAACAGATCTTACAAGAATATGATATTAAAATTATCGATATCTCATTTGAAACAGGGTTTGTGGCGGAAGTGGGAAAAGGAGAGCCATGTATTGCCGTACGTACTGATATTGATGCTTTGCCTATTCAAGAACAAGTAGAACATGACTTTGCGTCTACGAATGAAGGCGCTATGCACGCGTGTGGCCATGATATTCATATGGCAAGCATTTTAGCAGTGGCGACAAAGTTAAAAGCACAAGAATCTACATTAAAAGGTCGCGTTAAATTCTTATTTCAACCTGCTGAAGAAATGGGTACGGGTGCGCTGGCTATGGCGGAAACTAATGCATTAGATGATGTCAAAGCTATTGTAGGTTTCCATAATTATCCAACATTAGAAATAGGTGAGTTCGCAATTAAATCTGGTCCAATAACATCAGCGGTGGATCGTTTTGAATTTAAGATTCATGGTAAAGGCGCCCATGCTGCTAAACCAGAACAAGGTAATGATCCCGTCATGGTATTAGGCCAACTTATTCCTAGTTTACAGACTATTGTGAGTCGTAATATATCGGCCTTTGATAGTGCAGTAGTCACTATTGGTGAAGTATCTTCGGGTAACACTTGGAATGTTATCGCTGATAGTGCGTACGTTCAAGGCACAGTACGTTCATTCAAGCCAGAAGTTCAAAATCTCATTGAGCAGCGCATGACAGATATTGCGAAAGGACTTGAACAACTATTTAATGTAGAAATTGAGTTAATTTATACGCATTTACCACAGGCAGTGATGAATGATGAGAAATTAACTGAACAGGCGAAAGAAGCGGCTAAGAAGGTTGGTTACAAAGTCATTGAATTAGACAATCCTTATACCATTGGGGAAGATTTTTCAGGATTATTGGCTAATCATCCTGGTGTTTTTGCGTTTATCGGTTCTAATAGTGAATATGACTTACATCATCCTAAGTATGATCCTGATGAACGTATCTTGGAAAAGGTGCCTGAGTACTTCATTACGTTGATTCATCAATTGCTTGCTGAGTATAAATGA